In Streptomyces qaidamensis, one DNA window encodes the following:
- a CDS encoding response regulator, which translates to MSSDTRILIVDDHEDTLYALESALAPLGYQLGRATSGDEALKQVLRGQVGLLLLDVRMPGVSGLEVVRYMRRVEQTQHIPVILLTGFGADHELTTTAFGLGVADLVLKPVDPWALRTKVRYLYDAHRRHLALEREVHHLRALIGEHTGTAAHPRPGLPHPDARVPTQRPMGAHAGELEKDRT; encoded by the coding sequence ATGTCGTCGGATACCAGGATCCTCATCGTCGACGACCACGAGGACACGCTGTACGCGCTGGAGAGCGCCCTGGCCCCGCTGGGCTACCAGCTCGGCCGGGCCACCAGCGGCGACGAGGCACTCAAACAGGTCCTCCGTGGCCAGGTCGGCCTGCTGCTGCTCGACGTGCGCATGCCCGGCGTCAGCGGACTGGAGGTCGTGCGCTACATGCGGCGCGTGGAGCAGACCCAGCACATCCCCGTCATCCTGCTCACCGGCTTCGGCGCCGACCACGAACTGACCACCACCGCCTTCGGGCTCGGCGTCGCCGACCTCGTCCTGAAACCCGTGGACCCCTGGGCCCTGCGCACCAAGGTCCGCTACCTCTACGACGCCCACCGGCGCCATCTCGCCCTCGAACGGGAGGTGCACCACCTGCGCGCCCTCATCGGAGAGCACACCGGGACCGCCGCACACCCCCGCCCCGGACTTCCGCACCCCGACGCGCGCGTACCGACACAGCGGCCCATGGGGGCGCACGCCGGGGAGCTCGAAAAGGACCGCACGTAG
- a CDS encoding chorismate mutase, whose translation MTTSNTGSRDADTAVREELARLRDSIDNIDAAVVHMLAERFKCTQQVGHLKARHQLPPADPAREARQIARLRALAENAKLDPAFAEKFLNFIVAEVIRHHERIADEALGGSTTGAN comes from the coding sequence ATGACCACCAGCAACACCGGTTCCCGTGACGCCGACACCGCCGTCCGTGAAGAGCTCGCCCGGCTGCGCGACAGCATCGACAACATCGACGCGGCCGTCGTCCACATGCTCGCCGAGCGTTTCAAATGCACCCAGCAGGTCGGCCACCTCAAGGCCCGGCACCAGCTGCCGCCCGCCGACCCGGCCCGCGAGGCCCGCCAGATCGCCCGGCTGCGCGCCCTCGCCGAAAACGCCAAGCTCGACCCGGCCTTCGCCGAGAAGTTCCTCAACTTCATCGTCGCCGAGGTCATCCGCCACCACGAGCGCATCGCGGACGAGGCGCTGGGCGGCTCCACCACCGGCGCCAACTGA
- a CDS encoding GNAT family N-acetyltransferase encodes MTSEQHTVAASLRVGGQDDDLEKRLDEELTAFNTAAADGAVTEPLTVRATDDTGDLVGGLTAWTWGTLCSVDMLWVREDQRHRGWGSRLMRAAEAEAARRGCTDMIVSTYSFQAPRFYPTLGFRERARIRGVPGGHEDVYFHKRLSPPKDETAGGHPA; translated from the coding sequence GTGACCAGCGAACAGCACACCGTCGCCGCCTCGCTCCGGGTGGGCGGCCAGGACGACGACCTCGAAAAGCGGCTCGACGAGGAGCTGACCGCCTTCAACACCGCCGCCGCCGACGGCGCCGTCACCGAACCCCTCACCGTCCGCGCCACCGACGACACCGGCGACCTGGTCGGCGGGCTCACCGCCTGGACCTGGGGCACCCTGTGCTCGGTGGACATGCTCTGGGTCCGCGAGGACCAGCGCCACCGCGGCTGGGGAAGCCGGCTGATGCGCGCGGCGGAGGCCGAGGCAGCCCGGCGCGGCTGCACCGACATGATCGTCTCCACGTACAGCTTCCAGGCACCCCGCTTCTACCCGACGCTCGGCTTCCGGGAACGCGCCCGCATCCGGGGCGTCCCCGGCGGCCACGAGGACGTCTACTTCCACAAGCGGCTCTCACCGCCGAAGGATGAGACGGCCGGCGGCCACCCCGCGTGA
- a CDS encoding cytochrome b gives MGDDGARRVYGTDSAHRRPPAGKGEQLADWADGRLGLYALAKANMRKVFPDHWSFMLGEVTLYSFVVLILTGVYLTLFFEPSMQEVVYNGSYTELNGVLMSRAFESTLDISFDVRGGLLIRQIHHWAALVFIAGMLVHMMRVFFTGAFRKPRELNWVFGWTLLMLGIITGLTGYSLPDDLLSGTGIRFAQGAILSVPIVGTYLSFFLFGGEFPGEDIISRLYPVHILLLPGIMLGLVTAHLILVFYHKHTQFPGPGRKERSVVGMPFLPVYMAKAGGFFFLVFGVLTVMGAIAQINPVWAFGPYRPDLVTTGAQPDWYLGFSEGLIRVMPGWEINLWGHTLALGVFIPFSLFPLILLALGLYPFIEAWITGDKREHHILDRPRNAPVRTGLGVAWLTLYTVLLIGGGNDIVATHLHLSINAITWFVRIGVFVLPVAAFIVTKKICMGLQRRDRAKVLHGREAGTIKRLPTGEYIEVHEPLAQAELFTLTQHEQNPPYEVGREVDAGGVRRKVKRSERLRARLAKAMFGPDARIEKPTVEEYRQITSGDHQH, from the coding sequence ATGGGCGACGACGGCGCACGACGGGTGTACGGGACGGACTCCGCCCACCGGAGGCCGCCCGCCGGCAAGGGTGAGCAGCTCGCCGACTGGGCGGACGGGAGGCTCGGGCTCTACGCCCTGGCCAAGGCCAACATGCGCAAGGTCTTCCCGGACCACTGGTCCTTCATGCTGGGCGAGGTCACCCTCTACAGCTTCGTCGTGCTGATCCTCACCGGCGTCTACCTCACCCTGTTCTTCGAGCCCAGCATGCAGGAGGTCGTCTACAACGGCTCCTACACGGAGCTCAACGGCGTCCTCATGAGCAGGGCGTTCGAGTCCACGCTGGACATCAGCTTCGATGTGCGCGGCGGGCTGCTGATCCGGCAGATCCACCACTGGGCGGCGCTGGTCTTCATCGCCGGCATGCTGGTGCACATGATGCGGGTGTTCTTCACGGGCGCCTTCCGCAAGCCGCGCGAGCTGAACTGGGTATTCGGCTGGACCCTGCTGATGCTCGGCATCATCACCGGCCTGACCGGCTACTCCCTCCCCGACGACCTGCTGTCCGGCACCGGCATCCGCTTCGCGCAGGGCGCGATCCTGTCGGTCCCGATCGTCGGGACGTACCTGTCGTTCTTCCTGTTCGGCGGCGAGTTCCCGGGCGAGGACATCATCTCGCGGCTGTACCCCGTCCACATCCTGCTGCTGCCGGGGATCATGCTGGGCCTGGTGACCGCCCATCTGATCCTGGTCTTCTACCACAAACACACCCAGTTCCCGGGCCCCGGACGCAAGGAGCGGTCGGTCGTCGGGATGCCCTTCCTGCCGGTCTACATGGCCAAGGCCGGGGGCTTCTTCTTCCTCGTCTTCGGCGTCCTGACGGTGATGGGCGCGATCGCCCAGATCAACCCCGTGTGGGCCTTCGGCCCCTACCGCCCCGACCTGGTCACCACCGGCGCCCAGCCCGACTGGTACCTCGGCTTCTCCGAGGGCCTGATCCGGGTGATGCCGGGATGGGAGATCAACCTCTGGGGCCACACCCTCGCCCTCGGCGTGTTCATCCCCTTCTCCCTCTTCCCCCTCATCCTGCTCGCCCTCGGCCTCTACCCCTTCATCGAGGCGTGGATCACCGGCGACAAACGCGAGCACCACATCCTCGACCGGCCGCGCAACGCACCCGTGCGCACCGGCCTCGGCGTGGCCTGGCTGACCCTGTACACGGTGCTGCTGATCGGCGGCGGCAACGACATCGTCGCCACCCATCTGCACCTGTCCATCAACGCGATCACCTGGTTCGTGCGGATCGGCGTGTTCGTGCTGCCGGTCGCCGCGTTCATCGTCACGAAGAAGATCTGCATGGGCCTGCAGCGCCGCGACCGCGCCAAAGTCCTGCACGGCCGGGAGGCCGGCACCATCAAACGGCTGCCGACCGGCGAGTACATCGAGGTGCACGAGCCCCTCGCCCAGGCCGAGCTGTTCACGCTCACCCAGCACGAGCAGAACCCGCCGTACGAGGTCGGGCGCGAGGTCGACGCGGGAGGCGTCCGCCGCAAGGTCAAGCGCTCCGAACGGCTGCGAGCCCGCCTCGCCAAGGCCATGTTCGGGCCCGACGCGCGGATCGAGAAGCCGACGGTGGAGGAGTACCGGCAGATCACCAGCGGCGATCACCAGCACTGA
- a CDS encoding vWA domain-containing protein yields MVAISLSKVQETAPALVNLYKSAGVSLTKHGLDGLRAAVYLVVDYSGSMKPYYKDGSVQTLADRVLGLSAHLDDDGTVPVVFFSTDIDAVTDIALADHRGRIERIVAGLGHMGKTAYHLAMDAVIDHYLDSGTAEPALVVFQTDGGPINKLAAERYLCKAARLPLFWQFIGFGDPSSKQFDFLRKLDELAVPGKRTVDNAGFFHAGQDPRKVSDAELYDRLIGEFPKWLVAARAQGIVRHPAAR; encoded by the coding sequence ATGGTCGCGATCAGTCTGAGCAAGGTCCAGGAGACGGCTCCCGCGCTGGTGAACCTCTACAAGAGCGCCGGGGTGTCCCTCACCAAGCACGGCCTCGACGGACTGCGGGCCGCGGTCTACCTCGTCGTCGACTACTCCGGCTCGATGAAGCCCTACTACAAGGACGGCAGCGTCCAGACGCTGGCCGACCGGGTGCTCGGCCTGTCGGCGCACCTGGACGACGACGGCACCGTGCCCGTGGTGTTCTTCTCCACCGACATCGACGCCGTCACCGACATCGCGCTCGCCGACCACCGGGGCAGGATCGAGCGGATCGTGGCAGGGCTCGGCCACATGGGCAAGACCGCCTACCACCTGGCCATGGACGCCGTGATCGACCACTACCTCGACAGCGGGACGGCCGAGCCCGCCCTGGTCGTGTTCCAGACCGACGGCGGGCCGATCAACAAACTCGCCGCGGAGCGGTACCTGTGCAAGGCCGCGAGGCTGCCGCTGTTCTGGCAGTTCATCGGGTTCGGCGACCCGAGCAGCAAGCAGTTCGACTTCCTGCGCAAGCTCGACGAGCTGGCCGTACCGGGCAAGCGGACCGTCGACAACGCCGGGTTCTTCCACGCGGGCCAGGACCCGCGGAAGGTCTCGGACGCCGAGCTGTACGACCGGCTGATCGGCGAGTTCCCGAAGTGGCTCGTGGCCGCACGGGCGCAGGGGATCGTGCGGCACCCCGCCGCTCGCTGA
- a CDS encoding ABC transporter ATP-binding protein — protein sequence MTENTSGGTGAALADDASGGPMLRVEDLHHSYGTGAAAVHALRGASFTVRSGELVALKGRSGSGKSTLLHLIGGLDAPQSGRIVVGGTDLSALGESELLELRRDRIGFVFQSFGLIPILTAAENVGVPLRLRRAEPREREERVALLLALVGLAGHETQRPAELSGGQQQRVAIARALANRPALLLADEPTGQLDAATGLAVMELLRAVVRSERVTALVATHDPQLLGLADRVLELSDGVVVER from the coding sequence ATGACCGAGAACACCAGTGGGGGAACCGGCGCCGCCCTCGCCGACGACGCGTCCGGCGGGCCGATGCTGCGGGTGGAGGACCTCCACCACTCCTACGGCACCGGGGCCGCCGCCGTGCACGCACTGCGCGGGGCCTCCTTCACCGTCCGCAGCGGGGAACTGGTCGCTCTCAAGGGCCGTTCGGGCTCCGGCAAGTCGACGCTGCTCCATCTGATCGGCGGCCTCGACGCCCCGCAGAGCGGCCGCATCGTCGTGGGCGGCACCGACCTGTCGGCGCTCGGCGAGAGCGAGCTGCTGGAACTGCGCCGCGACCGGATCGGCTTCGTCTTCCAGTCCTTCGGGCTCATCCCCATCCTCACCGCCGCCGAGAACGTGGGCGTGCCCCTGCGGCTGCGCCGGGCCGAGCCGCGCGAACGCGAGGAGCGGGTGGCGCTGCTGCTCGCCCTGGTGGGCCTCGCCGGCCATGAGACGCAGCGGCCCGCCGAGCTGTCCGGCGGCCAGCAGCAGCGGGTCGCCATCGCCCGGGCCCTCGCCAACCGGCCGGCCCTGCTGCTCGCCGACGAGCCGACCGGCCAGCTCGACGCCGCCACCGGCCTGGCGGTGATGGAGCTGCTGCGGGCCGTGGTCCGCAGCGAGCGCGTCACGGCCCTCGTCGCCACCCACGACCCCCAACTCCTCGGCCTGGCCGACCGGGTGCTGGAGCTGAGCGACGGGGTGGTCGTCGAGAGGTGA
- a CDS encoding FtsX-like permease family protein, producing MTGLLLLRLRAHRLLLTAALLAVLLTTSVLAALTAYSGSVGNAALRGALGGRAAASASLVVEADVPRERRDAAQRAVVRGARDAFGGLPVTVRRLERSGPYALPRSLQSAEARAGEPDLTHLAALDVSRIRLLSGTLPGPAPASRSAAVPVALPEAAADRLELRPGARVTLTDRLGGDPLRVRVTGVYRAADGSDPYWQADALGGRGIRTVAFTTYGPLLTHGSVLASGRASEDATGWVATAGFGALTTDGIGALRSAAVRAAGALGEDPALGGDADVRTGLPEVLDRTERGLLVSRSTLVIVSVQLVLLAGYALLLVARLLGSERAGETELLRARGGSRGRIVGLAALEALLLAVPAAVCAALLSGPLARLLARWSSLDGIGLGLDAAPAGRVWLVAGGVAAACAAAVVAPALAATTGTPVRLRRVRAATSAAPVRAGADVGLLLIAGVAYWQLDRQTDATGGGVLSRDRAGELGIDPLLVAAPALALLAGTVLTLRLLPFVARLAERRSASGRGLPAALAGWQFSRRPLRGAGPVLLLVIAVATGMLAIGHGASWDRSQEDQADFRTGASVRVLDYRPGSPGQTGLYAALPGAVAAAPAHRATLSLSGDRRATVLALDTARARDGMLMRGDLAEESPARLLGALAPPAPDGDRAVRLPDGTRRIALDVRITDERARTKRSPSDRAPLLTVVVEDRYGIAYRLGGGTVPVDGRVHRTALDLDAAAAGRRAAPAGPLRLTGMQLDDTSPAGRAERHRFTVERLLATGGAGSARTVDIAAGTRWQGSRVVTQNGEVVSRAATRPGASGSAPLAVSYGTGADQGDGYGAQPVYTVRVDTTGAEVPRILSAVASRDFLRAAGARTGDTIDVPLSGEQLRVRIVRSVQELPTTATDLAGETLSGGALLLDLRAVDAVLAQRASTPLTPNEWWVSTAPGKEAEVAAALRARPDLEPGQVLVRDETAAELLRDPLGAGPRSALTAVAVAAAALAAGGFAVSAAGARRERSAEFAVLRALGAPRRDLARLVATEQSLLIGAGLLAGLGLGTVLTRAVVPLIVLTSGAARPLPPVLVELPVPQVALLLAGVAAPLLLITVASALRRAEPAVALRHQGED from the coding sequence GTGACGGGCTTACTGCTGCTGCGCCTGCGCGCGCACCGGCTGCTGCTCACGGCCGCCCTGCTCGCCGTCCTGCTGACCACCTCGGTGCTCGCCGCCCTGACGGCCTACTCCGGCTCCGTCGGGAACGCGGCGTTGCGCGGCGCCCTGGGCGGCCGGGCCGCGGCCTCCGCCTCCCTCGTCGTCGAGGCGGACGTGCCCCGGGAGCGGCGGGACGCGGCGCAGCGGGCGGTGGTGCGCGGGGCGCGGGACGCCTTCGGCGGGCTGCCGGTGACCGTCCGGAGGCTGGAGCGGTCCGGGCCGTACGCGCTGCCCCGGTCCCTGCAGAGTGCCGAGGCCCGCGCCGGGGAGCCCGACCTCACACACCTCGCCGCCCTGGACGTCTCACGGATCAGGCTGCTCTCGGGCACCCTGCCGGGCCCGGCCCCGGCGTCCCGCTCGGCCGCTGTGCCCGTGGCCCTGCCCGAGGCGGCCGCCGACCGGCTGGAGCTGCGGCCCGGAGCGCGGGTCACGCTCACCGACCGGCTGGGCGGCGATCCGCTCCGGGTCCGGGTGACCGGCGTGTACCGGGCGGCCGACGGCTCCGATCCCTACTGGCAGGCCGACGCCCTCGGCGGCCGGGGCATCCGCACGGTCGCCTTCACCACGTACGGGCCGCTGCTGACGCACGGGTCGGTGCTCGCCTCCGGCCGCGCCTCCGAGGACGCCACCGGCTGGGTGGCGACGGCCGGCTTCGGCGCCCTGACGACGGACGGCATCGGCGCGCTCCGCTCGGCGGCGGTCCGCGCGGCCGGGGCGCTGGGCGAGGACCCGGCGCTCGGGGGCGACGCGGACGTGCGCACGGGGCTGCCCGAGGTGCTCGACCGGACCGAGCGGGGCCTGCTGGTGTCCCGGTCGACGCTGGTGATCGTCTCGGTGCAGCTGGTGCTGCTCGCCGGGTACGCGCTGCTGCTGGTGGCCCGGCTGCTGGGCAGCGAACGGGCGGGTGAGACCGAGCTGCTGCGGGCCAGAGGCGGATCGCGGGGCCGGATCGTCGGGCTCGCCGCACTGGAGGCGCTGCTGCTGGCGGTCCCCGCCGCCGTGTGTGCCGCGCTGCTGTCCGGCCCGCTGGCCCGGCTGCTCGCGCGGTGGTCCTCGCTCGACGGGATCGGGCTGGGGCTCGACGCCGCCCCGGCGGGCCGGGTATGGCTGGTCGCGGGCGGGGTGGCGGCGGCCTGCGCGGCGGCGGTGGTGGCGCCCGCGCTGGCGGCGACGACGGGAACTCCGGTACGGCTGCGGCGGGTCCGGGCCGCGACGTCGGCCGCGCCCGTGCGGGCGGGAGCCGATGTGGGGCTGCTGCTGATCGCGGGCGTGGCGTACTGGCAGCTCGACCGGCAGACCGACGCGACCGGCGGCGGCGTGCTCAGCCGGGACCGGGCCGGGGAGCTGGGCATCGATCCGCTGCTGGTCGCGGCGCCCGCGCTGGCGCTGCTGGCGGGCACGGTCCTGACGCTGCGTCTGCTGCCGTTCGTGGCCCGGCTCGCGGAGCGGCGGTCGGCGAGCGGGCGTGGACTGCCGGCGGCGCTGGCGGGCTGGCAGTTCAGCCGGCGTCCGCTGCGCGGGGCGGGGCCGGTGCTGCTGCTGGTCATCGCGGTGGCGACGGGCATGCTGGCGATCGGGCACGGTGCGTCCTGGGACCGGTCGCAGGAGGACCAGGCCGACTTCCGGACGGGCGCCTCCGTACGGGTGCTCGACTACCGGCCGGGCAGCCCCGGGCAGACGGGGCTCTACGCGGCGCTGCCCGGCGCGGTGGCCGCCGCTCCCGCGCACCGCGCCACTCTGAGCCTCTCCGGGGACCGCCGGGCGACGGTCCTCGCCCTGGACACGGCCCGCGCCCGGGACGGGATGCTCATGCGCGGCGACCTCGCCGAGGAGTCCCCGGCACGGCTGCTGGGGGCCCTGGCGCCGCCCGCGCCGGACGGGGACCGGGCCGTGCGGCTTCCCGACGGCACCCGACGGATCGCCCTGGACGTGCGGATCACCGACGAGCGGGCCCGGACGAAGCGCTCCCCCTCCGATCGCGCACCGCTGCTCACGGTGGTCGTGGAGGACCGGTACGGCATCGCGTACCGGCTGGGCGGCGGCACCGTCCCGGTGGACGGCCGGGTCCACCGGACGGCGCTCGACCTGGACGCAGCCGCGGCGGGCCGCCGGGCGGCCCCGGCCGGGCCGTTGCGGCTGACCGGGATGCAGCTCGACGACACCTCTCCCGCCGGCCGCGCCGAGCGGCACCGGTTCACCGTCGAGCGGCTGCTCGCCACCGGCGGCGCCGGCTCCGCGCGGACCGTCGACATCGCTGCCGGGACGCGCTGGCAGGGCAGCCGGGTCGTGACGCAGAACGGCGAGGTCGTCTCCCGTGCGGCCACCAGGCCCGGCGCGTCGGGGAGCGCGCCGCTGGCCGTGTCGTACGGCACCGGCGCCGACCAGGGCGACGGCTACGGCGCCCAGCCGGTCTACACCGTCCGCGTCGACACCACCGGCGCCGAGGTGCCGCGCATCCTCTCCGCCGTCGCGAGCCGGGACTTCCTGCGGGCGGCGGGTGCCCGGACCGGCGACACCATCGACGTACCGCTGTCCGGGGAACAGCTGCGGGTGCGGATCGTGCGGTCGGTCCAGGAGCTGCCGACCACCGCCACCGACCTGGCCGGGGAGACCCTGTCCGGCGGGGCGCTGCTGCTCGATCTGCGGGCCGTCGACGCCGTGCTGGCGCAGCGGGCCAGCACGCCGCTCACCCCCAACGAGTGGTGGGTGAGCACCGCCCCGGGCAAGGAGGCCGAGGTCGCCGCGGCACTCAGGGCGCGCCCCGACCTCGAACCCGGGCAGGTGCTGGTGCGGGACGAGACGGCGGCCGAGCTGCTGCGGGATCCGCTCGGCGCCGGGCCGCGTTCGGCGCTGACGGCGGTGGCGGTGGCGGCCGCGGCCCTGGCGGCCGGGGGGTTCGCGGTGAGTGCCGCCGGGGCGCGCCGGGAGCGGTCCGCGGAGTTCGCGGTGCTGCGTGCCCTGGGCGCGCCCCGCCGGGATCTCGCCCGGCTGGTCGCGACGGAGCAGAGCCTGCTCATCGGTGCCGGTCTGCTCGCCGGGCTCGGTCTCGGCACGGTCCTGACCCGGGCCGTCGTCCCGTTGATCGTGCTGACCTCCGGTGCCGCACGGCCTCTCCCGCCGGTCCTCGTCGAACTCCCGGTGCCGCAGGTGGCTCTGCTCCTCGCGGGGGTGGCCGCCCCGCTGCTGTTGATCACCGTCGCGTCGGCGCTGCGCCGTGCCGAGCCGGCCGTCGCGCTCCGCCACCAGGGGGAGGACTGA
- a CDS encoding ABC transporter ATP-binding protein: MSGTTESLEELERRVARRRDRPAYGHDALIACDRLVRIFARRGGGDAVEVQALQGLDLLVREGELMALVGASGSGKSTLMNILAGLDVPTAGAAKVAGRDLLTMDAKARLRYRREVVGFVWQQTARNLLPYLTAAQNVELPMQLAGVSRRKRAGRADELLSLLGVADCRDRRPQAMSGGQQQRVAIAVALANAPAVLLADEPTGELDSATGQQVFAAFRRANEELGTTIVIVTHDQAVAGEVRRTVAIRDGRTSTEVLRRTEVDEAGRESLVAREYAMLDRAGRLQLPAEYTAALGMADRVLLELEEDHIQVWPESNGNGSGNG; this comes from the coding sequence ATGAGCGGTACGACGGAGTCGCTGGAGGAGCTGGAGCGGCGGGTGGCGCGGCGCCGCGACCGGCCGGCGTACGGGCACGACGCCCTGATCGCGTGCGACCGGCTGGTGCGGATCTTCGCCCGGCGCGGCGGCGGGGACGCGGTGGAGGTGCAGGCCCTCCAGGGGCTCGATCTCCTGGTGCGGGAGGGTGAGTTGATGGCCCTGGTGGGAGCGTCCGGCAGCGGCAAGTCGACGTTGATGAACATCCTCGCGGGCCTGGACGTCCCGACCGCGGGCGCCGCCAAGGTCGCGGGCCGCGATCTGCTGACGATGGACGCGAAGGCGCGGCTGCGGTACCGGCGTGAGGTGGTGGGCTTCGTCTGGCAGCAGACGGCACGCAACCTGCTGCCGTACCTGACGGCCGCTCAGAACGTCGAGCTGCCCATGCAGCTGGCGGGCGTCTCCCGGCGGAAGCGGGCCGGGCGGGCGGACGAGCTGCTGTCGCTGCTCGGCGTCGCCGACTGCCGGGACCGGCGTCCGCAGGCGATGTCCGGCGGTCAGCAGCAGCGCGTCGCGATCGCCGTCGCCCTCGCCAACGCCCCCGCCGTCCTGCTCGCCGACGAGCCGACCGGCGAGCTGGACTCGGCGACCGGGCAGCAGGTCTTCGCGGCGTTCCGCCGGGCCAACGAGGAGCTGGGCACGACGATCGTGATCGTCACGCACGACCAGGCGGTCGCCGGTGAGGTCCGCCGCACGGTCGCGATCCGCGACGGCCGCACCTCGACGGAGGTGCTGCGCCGCACGGAGGTCGACGAGGCGGGCCGGGAGTCCCTGGTGGCCCGTGAGTACGCGATGCTCGACCGGGCGGGCCGCCTCCAGCTGCCGGCCGAGTACACGGCGGCCCTGGGCATGGCGGACCGGGTGCTGCTGGAGCTGGAGGAGGACCACATCCAGGTGTGGCCGGAGAGCAACGGGAACGGGAGCGGGAACGGCTGA
- a CDS encoding chitosanase encodes MKRAGVAFSVAAIAAASAYFLVPADSAEPTAKPPVSAAQAAREEAKDRAEQERAEDDKVIAGLPAGLAAPEKKELAQRIVASAHQSTLNWRTLYGSIEDLEDGRGYTAGVAGFCTGTHDLLALVEHYTETHPDNGLARYLPALREVDGTDSHEGLDPGFTAAWKAEAKLPAFRRAQDEHRDRVSFDPAVRLAKLDGLGTLGQFVYYDALIFHGPDAGPEGFYGLRERALRGADTPAEGGSEKAYLDAFLDIRRTAMATEHTDTSRVDTAQRRFLNEGNLRLETPLEWAVYGDTYKVP; translated from the coding sequence GTGAAGCGTGCCGGTGTGGCGTTCTCCGTCGCCGCGATCGCCGCGGCGTCGGCCTACTTCCTCGTACCCGCGGACTCCGCCGAGCCCACGGCGAAACCCCCCGTGTCCGCCGCCCAGGCGGCCCGTGAGGAGGCCAAGGACCGGGCCGAGCAGGAGCGGGCGGAGGACGACAAGGTGATCGCCGGGCTGCCCGCGGGCCTGGCCGCCCCGGAGAAGAAGGAGCTGGCGCAGCGGATCGTCGCGAGCGCCCACCAGTCGACGCTGAACTGGCGTACCCTCTACGGCTCCATCGAGGACCTGGAGGACGGGCGGGGCTACACCGCCGGGGTCGCCGGCTTCTGCACCGGCACCCACGACCTGCTCGCCCTGGTCGAGCACTACACCGAAACCCACCCGGACAACGGCCTGGCCCGCTACCTGCCGGCCCTGCGCGAGGTCGACGGCACGGACTCCCACGAGGGCCTGGACCCCGGCTTCACCGCGGCCTGGAAGGCGGAGGCGAAGCTTCCGGCCTTCCGCAGGGCCCAGGACGAGCACCGTGACCGTGTCTCCTTCGACCCGGCGGTCCGCCTCGCCAAGCTGGACGGCCTGGGCACGCTCGGCCAGTTCGTCTACTACGACGCTCTGATCTTCCACGGCCCCGACGCCGGCCCCGAGGGCTTCTACGGCCTGCGCGAACGCGCGCTGCGCGGGGCGGACACACCGGCCGAGGGCGGCAGCGAGAAGGCGTACCTGGACGCCTTCCTCGACATCCGCCGCACCGCCATGGCCACCGAACACACGGACACGAGCCGCGTCGACACCGCCCAGCGCCGTTTCCTGAACGAGGGCAACCTGCGTCTCGAGACGCCGCTGGAGTGGGCCGTCTACGGGGACACGTACAAGGTGCCGTGA